In Patagioenas fasciata isolate bPatFas1 chromosome 11, bPatFas1.hap1, whole genome shotgun sequence, the genomic stretch cttcagtgaagaaccttttcctaatgtccagtctgaactcaCCCTGACACAGCTTTATTCCATTTCCTTGTGTTCTCGCGTTGGTCACCAAAGAGAGATGAGCAGCTCCCTCTTCGCTGCTCCCCTTGTAGCCTAGGATGCGGTCGCCCCTCatccttctccaagctgaacaaatgaCCTCAGCCTAAATCTTGCCCTCGagacctttcaccatcttggtcaccctcctctggaTACACTTTAATAGTCTGATGTCCTTATaatgaggtgcccaaaactgcacTGAGTACTCCAGGTGAAGCTGCACCAGTGCAGTGTCGAGTGGGACTGTCATCTCCCTTCACTGGCTGGCGATGCTCtacttgatgcagcccaggatgtgaTTGGCCCTTTTGGTGCCAGGGCACgctgttgactcatgttcaacttgccatcatcCCAAACCCTCAGATCTCTCACCAGCCTCTCATCCaccagtttgtgtgtgtgtaaccaGGATTACCCCTTCCGAGGTGCAGAATCCaccacttgctcttgttaaatcCTGTtacggttggtgattgcccagctctctgGTCTATCCAGATGTCTCTGTAAGGCAACTCTACTGTTGAGGGCGTccacagctcctcttgtttgGTATCATCAGAAAACTTACTTCACGTACATTTGATTCCTGCACCCAGATAATTTCTAAAAACATTGAAGAGCACCGGTCCTAAAACTGAGCCCTGGGAAGCCCCAgtggtgactggccaccaaccCTATGTGACCCCATTTACTCTTTGAGCCCGACTTGTCAACCTGTCATTTTATTTCATACCAAAGGTTCAGGCTGAAGTTGTATGTAGTAGTGTCCCATGTACCTAAACCCGCAAAGCGTGCAGCTGGATACCGACGTACTGTTCATGGCGCAAAGTGTAATCCCACTCCCCTCCGATGTTCAAAACACTTCTGGATTTGTTTAAGACATTTTATTTTGTTACATTTTGTTGTGAATGAAAAACGTGACTCTTTATCATACTAAAGGGAAACAGTACTGCACAGCCAATGCCAATGACAGTCTCCTGGAAGCCAGTAAGATTTTTGTCTGAGAGAAGATTGAATAAATTCTGGTCCTCAACTGACATTAGTCAGGTGTTTCTAGGAAAAAGCTAGATATAAGGCTGAAGCCAAGACATTCTAAAGCCAACAGATGTGAAAAGATATTTTGGGGAAGTGATGTCTTCAGATTTGGCATTACGGATCGCCACTATGAAGTAGAATTGATGGGCGATTGCAGCATATACAACTCACACAACAATCTTGAACCTGTTTCCTTCATGAAACAAGAATAGCACTATAGTGCTATTTATTTCTAAGGTAAATTCTGTTACTAGCTAAAAGGGTATATTTTCCCAatacatcaaaagaaaaaaaacagagtatTTTGAGTCCTCTCTCAGATCATCTGGAAGCCAATGCCACTACTGACCTCAATAGTTTAACTCGAATTCATtaggaaaataaaggaaatggCTTCAGTGCTCAATATCTTACTGCAAGGATTGCTTGTCAGCAGAGGACCCTGGAACTGGGGTGGCCTTGCCACagagggagcagcagctgctgccaccacagCCGGAGAGGCGGGAGGTGCtgcgctggggctgctgggctgcaggaacaggGATGTCTTGGGAGGACTGAGCTTCTCCGCCGTTGGTGCTGCAGGGAGCGGTGCAGGGAGCGCTGCAGGGAGCGTTACACACCCATGGAGAGGCACGTCTGGCTTGGGCAGCTGCCTGGGCAAGGCGCTTCCTTGGACTTGGTGTGAACACAGCGCACTCGTCCTCGGGAATGGTTTCCAGTGTCAGCTCAAAAGCTCGCTTTCTTTTCTGGCGGCGCGCGTGCAAATCCATGTCCGGTGAAAATCCTGCTGGCGTTTGATTTTTTGGACCAAATCTTCGCTTGTACTTCATTAGCTGAAGTGGAAAGTGCCTTCTAAAATTTGGGTTGTAGTAGAAGTGAAActgaaaaatgcaaaggaaaagagTTACTTGCCACCACCTTGAGACAGGCAACCACAAAGATATGAGAACTAATAATTTTAATTGCAAAAGAGAAGTGCGGATGTTAAAAAGGACTATAAGGGGCATTCTAACTCTGAAGCTTAGGCTGAGTAAAACAGTGTCCAAGTAAATAGTAACCGGCCTTGTGTTTTTGCCGCTTGGTAGCAGAGAAGCATAGGATTTTCAAAAGATACAAACTGGTTTAGAAACCCAAATACCATTATTTTTCAGCATCTTTAGCATGGAATGAACCTGTAACTAACGATATGATGCTGACATATACCTTTTCAGCCTTCAGCAAATGCCACAAGAAAAGTGCACATCTGGTACAGCGAGACACACAGGAaatacccccccccaaaaaaaatcctGGTATGTTGAGAGTATCTTTTCATTTTATGTGCTCAGAGTAACtggaaacaaaatatattttcacgGTATTTCTACTACTCAGAAATGCTACCTCAAACCTCCTGAACATGAGGCAAGAAACAAATGACAATCAGAACATTGACCACCATCCTCATCTCCTATGTAGTAAAGACTGATTTCATTGGAACAGAAATCTGTCCCGCTAGAATATTCTTAGAGTTAGTTTCCATATGGAGGATCCAACATACCTCCCTAGCTGCTTCTTCTCCTAGCAAGTCACTGCGCGAGCCCGTTTTTGGAAAAGTCCCCAGCTTtctggtgaatccatgctgatgGAGTTGATGAGTGAAGCTTCTCATGGTCTCACTTTCAAAAATCCTCAGGCGTCCTCTCCTTGCGAGCACCTCCTCTTCAAACAGGTCTTCATTAATCACTACACACTTTCCGTTGTCGCCCCACCAAATGGACTCAAACCGATCGCTTTCAGTAACAGCCCAGAGCCTCTTCAGAAATTGAAGGCGTGTGGGGGCATTGCCTTTGCTAGAGGTCTCCTCAGAGCTGTTCACAGAGTCTCCTTTTGACGAGGATTGCTTAGTTGAAGTTTGTGAAGACCTCTCTTCTACTGGAGGTCCAAAGGCAGCATCATCAGCTGCTCTTTTCTCACAGTCTGCACGGAGAGAAGAAGTTGAACCTGACAGATCAACTCCCTTGGCCGGAGCCGAATCACATGAAGTTTCCGATGAGGAAAGCtccattttaatttctctttcctcAGTTTCAGTAAGTTTTTCTGTAGAAGCCATCTACCTTAGCAGCTAGACTGTCCTGCTGGACCCCCAGCTGGAAGGAAGTGACCAACTGAGACTCCCAAGGTAGAATTCTCAGATGTCACCATGGCGCTCATGCTGCGCAGCCGTGACATCACAGGGCAGCCTCCGTTTCCCAGCAACgtgaaggagcagcagcaagTTGTTGTTTTTCGTTTGCAGATCTTACGTCTCAAGAATcaaaaactaaataaaactgCAATGACATTTTAGATGTAG encodes the following:
- the LOC136106110 gene encoding uncharacterized protein, translated to MASTEKLTETEEREIKMELSSSETSCDSAPAKGVDLSGSTSSLRADCEKRAADDAAFGPPVEERSSQTSTKQSSSKGDSVNSSEETSSKGNAPTRLQFLKRLWAVTESDRFESIWWGDNGKCVVINEDLFEEEVLARRGRLRIFESETMRSFTHQLHQHGFTRKLGTFPKTGSRSDLLGEEAAREFHFYYNPNFRRHFPLQLMKYKRRFGPKNQTPAGFSPDMDLHARRQKRKRAFELTLETIPEDECAVFTPSPRKRLAQAAAQARRASPWVCNAPCSAPCTAPCSTNGGEAQSSQDIPVPAAQQPQRSTSRLSGCGGSSCCSLCGKATPVPGSSADKQSLQ